A section of the Syntrophorhabdales bacterium genome encodes:
- a CDS encoding substrate-binding domain-containing protein: MKRLGELWVALFVTVMLVGVAAVAPASAQQKNIILATTTSTQDSGLLDVLIPMFEKKTGYFVKTIAVGSGQAMAMGEKGEADVLLVHSPAAEQKFMAGGYGVNRRLVMHNDFIVVGPPADPAKIKGTKSAAEAFKKIASTDSLFMSRGDNSGTNAQEKAIWKAANINPEGQKWYQQTGLGMGQTLSVAAEKKAYTLTDRGTYLAMKKQLGLDILCEGDAILLNIYHVIEVNSAKWPKVNAAGGKAFADFMVSPETQGVIKTFGVEKFGSPLFFPDAGKKVEELGK, translated from the coding sequence ATGAAACGGTTGGGTGAATTGTGGGTAGCATTATTCGTCACCGTCATGCTTGTCGGCGTGGCTGCGGTCGCGCCGGCGAGTGCCCAGCAGAAAAATATCATACTCGCAACAACGACGAGCACTCAGGATTCGGGGCTTCTCGATGTGCTCATACCCATGTTTGAAAAGAAGACAGGATACTTCGTGAAGACCATCGCCGTTGGTTCAGGGCAGGCTATGGCGATGGGTGAGAAAGGCGAGGCAGATGTGCTGCTCGTTCATTCGCCGGCGGCAGAGCAGAAGTTTATGGCCGGCGGCTACGGGGTGAACCGCAGACTCGTTATGCACAATGATTTTATAGTTGTCGGTCCGCCGGCAGATCCGGCAAAAATCAAGGGCACAAAGTCGGCAGCAGAGGCGTTCAAGAAAATAGCCTCAACCGATTCGCTTTTCATGTCACGAGGGGATAACTCCGGGACTAACGCCCAGGAGAAAGCCATTTGGAAAGCAGCAAATATCAATCCCGAAGGGCAGAAATGGTATCAGCAGACGGGTCTGGGAATGGGGCAGACGTTGAGTGTCGCGGCTGAAAAAAAGGCATACACGTTGACGGACAGGGGCACCTACCTGGCTATGAAGAAGCAACTGGGACTTGATATTCTATGTGAAGGGGATGCAATCCTCCTCAACATCTATCACGTCATAGAGGTCAACTCTGCCAAGTGGCCAAAGGTGAACGCTGCAGGCGGAAAGGCGTTCGCCGATTTCATGGTGTCGCCGGAGACACAGGGTGTGATAAAGACATTCGGCGTAGAAAAATTCGGTTCGCCGCTTTTCTTCCCTGACGCAGGCAAAAAGGTGGAAGAACTGGGAAAATAA